From the Streptococcus oralis ATCC 35037 genome, one window contains:
- a CDS encoding DUF1307 domain-containing protein: protein MKSYFKTSLALAASLVLLLGCSKQASTPTNSSSKEDKTTQSSESKQSTEQSSEKKETTKTHTFVNKSNSGITSTLVYTVDGDNVIKQSAHNIADPEILGATPEDVKSFIEEKYKGYNGLKGVKQTIEIKDGKVVQDLEVDFSVASISELRKALPEEYSGIGNRVSFSNSKKALEGMGFIEESN from the coding sequence ATGAAATCTTACTTTAAAACCTCACTTGCCCTTGCGGCTTCACTTGTCCTCCTGCTCGGATGTTCCAAACAAGCATCAACACCTACCAACAGCAGTAGCAAAGAAGACAAAACAACTCAGTCAAGTGAAAGCAAACAAAGCACTGAACAATCTTCTGAAAAGAAAGAAACAACTAAAACACATACCTTTGTCAACAAAAGCAATTCTGGAATCACTTCTACCTTGGTTTATACTGTAGACGGCGACAATGTTATCAAGCAATCAGCTCATAACATTGCTGATCCTGAAATCCTTGGTGCAACTCCAGAAGATGTCAAGAGTTTTATCGAAGAAAAGTACAAAGGTTATAATGGACTCAAAGGTGTTAAGCAAACGATTGAAATCAAAGATGGAAAAGTTGTTCAAGATCTCGAAGTAGACTTCTCAGTTGCAAGCATTAGCGAACTTAGAAAAGCACTTCCTGAAGAATATTCTGGTATCGGCAATCGTGTCAGCTTCTCAAACTCTAAAAAAGCACTAGAAGGAATGGGATTCATTGAAGAAAGCAACTAA
- the brnQ gene encoding branched-chain amino acid transport system II carrier protein, translating into MAKKGALTGLLLFGIFFGAGNLIFPPSLGALSGEQFLPAIAGFVFSGVGIAVLTLIIGTLNPKGYIHEISKKISPWFATLYLAVLYLSIGPFFAIPRTATTAYEVGISPLLSEANKGLGLIVFTVLYFAAAYLISLNPSKILDRIGRILTPVFALLIVILVVLGAFKYGGTSPQTASAAYQASAFGTGFLEGYNTLDALASVAFSVIAVQTLKQLGFSSKKEYISTIWVVGIVVALAFSALYIGLGFLGNHFPVPEEVMKGGTPGVYILSQATQEIFGSTAQLFLAVMVTVTCFTTTVGLIVSTAEFFNGRFPQISYKVYATAFTLIGFAIANLGLDAIIKYSIPVLVILYPITIAIVMIVIVNKFVPLSKPGMQLTMGVVTAIAVASVLGSSFKIEFLANLVNALPFAKASLPWLVPAIIGILLSLVLPNKQESDVFEME; encoded by the coding sequence ATGGCTAAAAAAGGTGCCCTAACAGGCTTGCTCCTGTTTGGAATATTTTTTGGTGCGGGAAACTTGATTTTTCCACCTTCTCTAGGTGCTTTGTCTGGAGAACAGTTTCTTCCTGCCATCGCAGGTTTTGTCTTTTCAGGTGTCGGTATTGCCGTCTTGACACTTATTATTGGAACGCTAAACCCGAAAGGATACATTCACGAGATTTCTAAGAAAATCTCACCTTGGTTTGCGACGCTTTATCTTGCAGTCCTCTATCTATCGATTGGTCCCTTCTTTGCCATTCCGCGTACAGCCACAACAGCTTATGAAGTTGGGATTAGCCCTCTCTTATCCGAAGCAAACAAAGGTCTAGGATTGATTGTTTTTACTGTGCTTTACTTTGCAGCGGCTTATTTAATCTCGCTCAATCCATCAAAAATCTTGGATCGAATCGGACGTATCTTAACGCCAGTCTTTGCTTTATTGATCGTTATCTTGGTTGTACTAGGTGCCTTCAAATATGGTGGAACAAGTCCTCAAACTGCCTCAGCTGCTTATCAAGCATCTGCTTTCGGAACAGGATTCCTAGAGGGGTATAACACCTTGGATGCCCTTGCCTCAGTGGCCTTCAGTGTCATCGCTGTTCAAACCTTGAAACAACTTGGATTTTCAAGTAAGAAAGAATACATCTCAACTATTTGGGTTGTTGGTATTGTGGTAGCTCTTGCCTTCAGTGCTCTCTATATTGGTCTAGGATTCCTTGGAAATCACTTCCCAGTTCCGGAAGAAGTCATGAAGGGTGGAACTCCAGGTGTTTATATCTTGTCACAAGCAACTCAGGAAATCTTTGGTTCAACAGCTCAGCTCTTTCTTGCTGTTATGGTAACTGTAACCTGCTTCACAACGACAGTTGGATTGATTGTGTCGACAGCAGAGTTCTTTAACGGACGTTTCCCACAAATCAGCTATAAGGTTTATGCAACTGCCTTTACCTTGATTGGATTTGCCATTGCAAACCTCGGTCTAGATGCGATCATCAAGTACTCCATTCCAGTATTGGTAATCTTGTATCCAATCACTATTGCCATTGTGATGATTGTGATTGTTAATAAGTTTGTACCCCTATCAAAACCGGGTATGCAACTAACAATGGGAGTTGTCACAGCAATCGCTGTTGCAAGTGTTCTTGGAAGCTCCTTTAAGATTGAGTTTCTAGCAAATCTTGTGAATGCTTTGCCTTTTGCCAAGGCATCCCTCCCATGGTTGGTGCCAGCTATCATCGGAATCTTGCTTTCCTTGGTCCTTCCGAACAAGCAAGAAAGCGATGTTTTTGAAATGGAATAA
- a CDS encoding DUF1307 domain-containing protein yields the protein MKSYFKTSLVLAAALVLLAGCSKQASTPTNSSAKEDKTAQSSETKQSSQQSSEKKDETTTHTFVHNSKPGIHSTLNYTVKGDDVVKQTAHNVFDPEKLNNTAEGIKQIVDDTNKGYEGVKGVTQKVEIQDEKVIQNIEVDMSVASLDELKKAMPNEYYGIGNRVSFAASKKKLKEAGYTEKTN from the coding sequence ATGAAATCTTACTTTAAAACATCTCTTGTCCTTGCAGCTGCTCTCGTCCTTCTAGCTGGATGCTCTAAACAAGCATCAACTCCTACCAATAGTAGTGCCAAAGAAGACAAAACTGCTCAGTCAAGCGAAACAAAGCAGAGTAGCCAACAATCATCTGAAAAGAAAGATGAGACAACTACCCACACATTTGTCCACAACAGCAAACCTGGAATTCATTCTACCTTGAATTATACTGTAAAGGGGGATGATGTTGTAAAACAAACTGCTCATAATGTATTTGACCCTGAGAAACTTAATAATACCGCGGAAGGTATTAAGCAAATTGTTGACGATACTAATAAAGGTTATGAAGGGGTCAAAGGGGTTACACAAAAAGTTGAAATTCAAGACGAAAAAGTTATCCAAAACATCGAGGTTGACATGTCTGTCGCAAGTCTTGACGAACTGAAAAAAGCAATGCCGAATGAATATTATGGTATTGGAAACCGTGTAAGCTTTGCTGCTTCGAAAAAAAAGCTTAAAGAAGCTGGTTATACTGAAAAAACCAACTAA